One window of Pseudomonas putida genomic DNA carries:
- a CDS encoding tyrosine-type recombinase/integrase, whose product MSATEDLFKPDSPSWNERPKETFDHWISQQAGRGTSARIRISSAEVYRSQWGRFVDWIEQKSIKLDEVDASDISDFLDSLTPEIEKNEKRVNNRPQRDRYRKLIQRVLADLFKEKEEPGFLNPAAQALRAEGVKWKDVDGNLPTSFLRPQEAELLANHLVAPLTAQNERGRWREARDRAMVGLCVGAGLKVQDIVGLTVNCITPQAAPWITLSYADSKFEHRTKPFDYAARALATWLHIRQQAGTEGDLVFPSDITPVIKNGRKITSINPSTVNRITEAVIVESGVKAIRDPEHRASPQTLRNTFAAELFERGETPALVAEWMGFAQPVSAERLYESWKLWRQTIKGTEQGE is encoded by the coding sequence ATGAGCGCTACTGAAGACCTCTTCAAACCTGACAGTCCTTCTTGGAATGAACGGCCTAAGGAGACATTCGACCACTGGATCAGCCAGCAAGCGGGCAGAGGAACCTCAGCCCGCATTCGAATATCGTCCGCGGAGGTCTATCGCTCGCAGTGGGGCCGGTTTGTCGACTGGATTGAGCAAAAGAGCATTAAATTAGACGAAGTGGATGCAAGCGATATTTCAGACTTCCTTGATAGCCTAACCCCTGAGATCGAGAAGAACGAAAAGCGAGTTAACAATAGGCCGCAGCGCGACCGGTACCGCAAGCTAATACAACGAGTGTTGGCCGACCTGTTCAAGGAAAAGGAAGAGCCAGGTTTCCTCAACCCGGCGGCGCAGGCGTTGAGGGCTGAAGGGGTCAAATGGAAGGATGTCGACGGCAACCTGCCTACCAGCTTTCTGCGGCCCCAGGAAGCCGAGCTGCTGGCCAATCACCTGGTGGCGCCGCTGACGGCACAGAACGAGCGGGGGCGGTGGCGCGAGGCGCGGGATCGGGCGATGGTGGGTCTGTGCGTGGGGGCCGGGCTCAAGGTGCAGGACATCGTCGGCCTGACTGTTAATTGCATCACCCCGCAAGCCGCCCCATGGATCACCCTTTCCTATGCGGATTCGAAGTTCGAGCACCGGACCAAGCCGTTTGACTACGCCGCCCGGGCGCTGGCCACCTGGTTGCACATCCGCCAGCAGGCCGGTACCGAGGGCGACCTGGTATTCCCCAGCGACATCACGCCGGTGATCAAGAACGGTCGCAAAATCACCTCGATCAACCCGTCGACGGTGAACCGGATCACCGAGGCCGTGATCGTCGAGTCTGGGGTGAAGGCCATTCGCGATCCTGAGCATCGAGCTAGCCCGCAGACCCTGCGTAATACGTTTGCGGCTGAGCTGTTCGAAAGAGGGGAAACGCCGGCCCTGGTGGCGGAGTGGATGGGCTTTGCACAGCCCGTGTCGGCCGAGAGGCTTTATGAGTCCTGGAAGCTGTGGCGGCAGACCATCAAAGGCACAGAACAAGGGGAGTAA
- a CDS encoding conjugal transfer protein TraU — translation MKKLLMALGFVATALLSTVSSADEGVCTGKFPNLISDVCWSCMFPIKLFGSTELISDGQEDFDSGNKSAFCTCDNPPKVGIPTSFWEFDMMTDVTTVPGCFPLLGGVKVNVGVNADAFGYISDDQSSGIGSTRDSFMQVNFYINPAMYVMGAILDDTCMDNRGIDVPWMSFADPTHNDDELAGILTPYAFPFGSMLAIGAMSADAVAAAAGFPLSTIFWAAGSYGHMYPLTGRNEAHLSMEQTARLQTTRILAKLHAAGTQWAAMGGDAMCGYYPQIIMDKRQYKLTRLYPKPETAKIAGKCCSPIGRSTILTESNTEFPLPGYKDFGYGIFRKRDCCGGATLSN, via the coding sequence ATGAAGAAACTGCTTATGGCCCTGGGCTTTGTGGCCACGGCCCTGCTCAGTACGGTCAGCTCTGCTGATGAAGGCGTGTGCACCGGCAAATTCCCGAACCTGATTTCGGACGTCTGCTGGTCCTGCATGTTCCCGATCAAGCTTTTCGGTTCCACGGAGCTCATCTCCGATGGCCAGGAAGACTTCGACAGTGGCAACAAAAGCGCGTTCTGCACGTGTGACAATCCGCCCAAGGTCGGCATTCCCACCTCGTTCTGGGAGTTCGACATGATGACCGACGTTACCACGGTGCCAGGGTGCTTCCCTTTGCTTGGTGGGGTGAAGGTCAATGTAGGCGTGAACGCCGATGCCTTCGGCTATATCTCTGACGATCAGAGCAGCGGTATTGGTAGTACCCGAGACTCGTTCATGCAGGTCAACTTCTACATCAACCCGGCCATGTATGTGATGGGCGCCATCCTGGACGATACCTGCATGGACAACCGTGGTATCGACGTCCCCTGGATGTCTTTCGCAGACCCCACCCACAACGACGACGAGCTCGCCGGCATCCTGACACCATACGCATTCCCGTTCGGAAGCATGCTGGCGATCGGGGCCATGTCCGCCGATGCCGTTGCCGCCGCCGCGGGCTTTCCACTGTCGACGATCTTCTGGGCAGCCGGGTCGTACGGCCACATGTACCCGCTGACCGGCCGTAACGAGGCCCACCTGAGCATGGAGCAAACCGCCAGACTGCAAACCACGCGCATTCTCGCAAAACTGCACGCTGCTGGCACCCAGTGGGCAGCAATGGGAGGGGACGCCATGTGTGGCTACTACCCGCAGATCATCATGGACAAGCGGCAGTACAAGCTGACTCGCCTCTACCCCAAGCCTGAGACCGCAAAAATCGCAGGCAAGTGCTGCTCCCCAATCGGGCGGTCGACCATTTTGACCGAATCAAACACTGAGTTCCCTCTCCCAGGTTACAAGGACTTTGGCTATGGCATTTTCCGTAAACGCGACTGCTGCGGCGGCGCTACTCTTAGCAACTAG
- the ligA gene encoding NAD-dependent DNA ligase LigA: protein MSEFAQVEQRLLQLRAEVAGHMDAYHRLDAPTIPDGEFNLLFRELEQLEAAYPDLATADSPTQRVGGRVLEEFIQAQHDVPMLSLKDAMNEEEARAFASSVVDELSQPADIEFTAELKYDGLALSARYLAGVLVRAVTRGDGTTGEDVTAQAKTILNLPLTLPTAIDLEVRGEVVMLNSDFEFVNERLKSQGFKTLANPRNGAAGSMRQLDPKVTASRRLSFYAYGAQELDGTPAFKATKQWKIIEGLLELGFSIAPETTVVHGWDGIKGFYDAVGANRHNLPVAIDGVVFKVNSLADQERLGWNNRTPRFAIASKFPAEEAVSIVEDIVVQIGRTGPATPVAKLKPVRIGGVVVSSANLHNADQIEAKGIKVGSTVIVRRAGDVVPEIVRTVPSIGDETLSHYVMPKECPSCGSPLVRLQGAVELHCPGGIKCPAQKQGKIAHFASRLGMNIDNLGDKSVSTLIAAGLISMPSDLYSLNDKVIAPLPGFGPVSAKNLVAGIEDSKAPDLPRFIFSLGIEGVGEATSKALAAQFGSWSAFRAATYAQLLAIADVGDGTATNITRFFEDSTLGAEADRLATITTPNDFAAIGGASLKGKVIVLTGTFPTLSREAAKALVEGAGGKVSSKVSSKTSFVVAGEAAGSKLEAAKDLNIDVWDEARLLAAAAG from the coding sequence ATGTCTGAATTCGCCCAGGTTGAGCAACGCCTTCTTCAACTCCGTGCAGAGGTCGCTGGACACATGGATGCGTACCACCGACTCGATGCCCCGACGATCCCGGACGGAGAATTCAACCTCCTGTTTCGTGAACTGGAGCAACTGGAAGCTGCGTATCCAGATCTGGCTACCGCTGACTCACCAACGCAGCGGGTCGGTGGCCGGGTTCTGGAAGAGTTCATCCAAGCACAACACGATGTCCCAATGCTGTCGCTCAAAGACGCCATGAACGAGGAAGAGGCCCGGGCATTTGCAAGCTCTGTGGTGGATGAGCTGTCACAGCCGGCGGACATCGAGTTCACCGCTGAACTGAAGTACGACGGCTTAGCGCTTTCGGCTCGTTACTTGGCTGGCGTTCTGGTTCGCGCAGTCACCCGCGGGGATGGTACGACCGGTGAGGATGTAACGGCACAGGCCAAAACCATCCTGAACTTGCCCCTGACCCTCCCTACGGCCATTGATCTGGAGGTTCGTGGCGAGGTCGTCATGCTGAATAGCGATTTTGAGTTCGTGAATGAGCGCCTCAAGAGCCAGGGATTCAAGACCCTCGCCAACCCCCGCAACGGCGCCGCCGGCAGCATGCGCCAGCTGGACCCCAAAGTAACTGCGTCCAGGAGACTGTCTTTCTACGCGTATGGCGCCCAAGAGCTCGACGGCACCCCTGCGTTCAAGGCAACCAAACAGTGGAAGATCATTGAGGGCTTGCTGGAGCTCGGATTCAGCATTGCCCCGGAAACGACCGTGGTCCACGGCTGGGATGGCATCAAAGGGTTCTACGATGCGGTGGGTGCGAATCGCCACAACCTCCCAGTAGCCATCGACGGCGTCGTATTCAAGGTCAACTCCCTTGCCGACCAAGAACGCCTTGGCTGGAACAATCGCACCCCCCGATTCGCCATTGCGTCCAAGTTCCCAGCAGAGGAGGCCGTCTCCATCGTCGAAGACATTGTGGTGCAGATCGGCCGAACGGGGCCTGCGACCCCTGTGGCAAAGCTCAAGCCTGTGCGCATCGGTGGCGTAGTGGTATCCAGCGCCAACCTCCACAACGCCGATCAGATCGAGGCCAAGGGTATCAAGGTCGGTAGCACCGTCATCGTTCGCCGAGCGGGCGATGTGGTACCGGAGATCGTTCGGACAGTGCCCTCGATCGGCGATGAGACCCTTTCCCACTATGTGATGCCGAAAGAGTGCCCGTCATGTGGTAGCCCCCTCGTTCGCCTGCAGGGCGCCGTCGAGCTGCATTGCCCAGGTGGCATCAAATGCCCGGCACAGAAGCAGGGCAAGATCGCTCACTTCGCGTCTCGGCTGGGAATGAACATCGACAACCTGGGCGACAAGTCGGTCTCAACTCTGATCGCCGCAGGCCTGATCAGCATGCCTTCCGACTTGTACAGTCTGAACGACAAGGTCATCGCACCGCTTCCTGGGTTTGGGCCGGTCTCCGCGAAGAACCTGGTCGCGGGCATTGAAGACTCGAAAGCTCCGGACCTTCCGCGATTCATTTTCTCGCTGGGGATCGAGGGTGTCGGCGAGGCCACCAGCAAAGCTCTGGCGGCGCAGTTCGGTTCCTGGTCAGCATTCCGCGCAGCGACTTACGCGCAACTGCTGGCCATCGCGGATGTTGGGGATGGTACCGCCACCAACATCACCCGATTCTTCGAGGATTCTACTCTCGGTGCTGAGGCAGATCGGCTGGCCACGATCACCACACCCAACGACTTCGCTGCCATCGGCGGGGCCTCGCTGAAAGGGAAGGTTATCGTCCTCACCGGCACTTTTCCAACCCTCAGCCGAGAGGCTGCCAAAGCTCTGGTCGAAGGAGCCGGTGGGAAGGTCTCAAGCAAGGTTTCAAGCAAAACCAGCTTCGTCGTTGCCGGCGAGGCAGCAGGCTCGAAACTCGAAGCCGCCAAGGACCTGAACATCGATGTGTGGGATGAAGCCCGGCTATTGGCCGCCGCCGCGGGCTGA
- a CDS encoding N-6 DNA methylase — protein sequence MASKLARAVPPTIKPLAEALCDGHRYPPAEMFRFFLGAVMELWGFQPWYPIPDDVRGKIGRVITLYDQAVANEEPFKDILGPLYEELASHGGKQMLGQFFTPWSLASLMVRMSDGDIDLPRAGDLKAYSDPACGSGVMLLAKANYLLETKGPGELQQWLFHACDIDGICARMVAIQLAANCAIHRVEIGEIIVLLGDTLSSDPKQQILHATSPTLMRSRQNSIPKLEVAS from the coding sequence ATGGCAAGCAAACTAGCACGCGCGGTACCACCCACCATCAAGCCACTGGCAGAAGCACTGTGTGATGGCCACCGGTATCCGCCGGCGGAGATGTTTCGATTTTTCCTAGGGGCAGTGATGGAGCTTTGGGGGTTTCAGCCCTGGTATCCCATACCTGATGATGTCCGCGGTAAAATAGGACGAGTTATCACGCTGTACGATCAGGCGGTGGCCAATGAAGAACCGTTCAAGGACATTTTAGGCCCACTCTACGAAGAGCTGGCCAGCCATGGCGGCAAGCAAATGCTGGGGCAGTTCTTCACGCCCTGGTCATTGGCAAGCCTGATGGTCAGGATGAGCGATGGTGACATCGACCTGCCTCGCGCCGGTGATCTCAAAGCTTACTCAGATCCGGCTTGTGGCAGTGGAGTTATGCTGTTGGCAAAAGCAAACTACCTGCTCGAAACGAAAGGTCCTGGGGAGCTCCAGCAATGGCTTTTTCACGCATGCGATATCGATGGCATTTGCGCTCGCATGGTTGCGATTCAGCTGGCCGCGAATTGTGCCATTCATAGAGTCGAAATCGGGGAGATCATAGTGCTCCTTGGTGATACGCTCAGCTCGGACCCCAAGCAGCAGATCTTGCACGCAACCTCTCCGACGCTGATGCGTTCACGTCAAAATTCAATTCCGAAACTTGAGGTCGCCTCATGA
- a CDS encoding thioredoxin fold domain-containing protein has product MKKLAVALALASCSLAAFAQAESPAPEVAQAPVAASAPAAAAAAAAPAADIEIMTVLNTLKGKYPSTNFTNVERAPIDGLYEITMGKNIAYTDATGRYLLFGSVYDMQTRKDLTAPKRAAAEKIDVSKFPLADAFTRVKGNGSRKLYLFSDPDCPFCKTLESDVLAKLDNVTIYTFMYPLDSLHPQARAKAESVWCLPEAGRAAAWEALAHGTQPPAKKCDNPIERNIALAESIGFQGTPAMVSEDGRKLPGLVPLERLENFLNGGS; this is encoded by the coding sequence ATGAAAAAGCTCGCTGTCGCTCTCGCTCTCGCCAGTTGCTCGCTGGCTGCATTCGCCCAGGCCGAGTCGCCTGCACCCGAGGTGGCTCAGGCCCCTGTCGCAGCCTCCGCTCCAGCAGCTGCGGCTGCGGCGGCGGCGCCAGCGGCAGACATCGAGATCATGACCGTGCTCAACACGCTCAAGGGCAAATACCCCTCCACCAACTTCACCAACGTGGAGCGGGCGCCGATCGATGGCCTCTACGAAATCACCATGGGCAAGAACATTGCCTACACCGATGCCACAGGTCGCTACCTGTTGTTCGGCAGCGTCTACGACATGCAGACCCGCAAGGACCTGACGGCACCCAAGCGAGCAGCTGCTGAGAAGATCGACGTATCGAAGTTTCCGCTGGCCGACGCGTTCACTCGCGTGAAGGGCAACGGCTCCCGCAAGCTCTACCTGTTCTCTGACCCTGACTGCCCGTTCTGCAAAACCCTGGAATCGGACGTCCTGGCCAAGCTCGACAACGTCACGATCTACACCTTCATGTACCCGCTGGACTCGCTGCACCCTCAGGCTCGCGCCAAAGCTGAATCGGTCTGGTGCTTGCCTGAAGCGGGCCGTGCAGCAGCATGGGAAGCTCTGGCGCACGGCACCCAGCCACCGGCCAAAAAATGCGACAACCCTATCGAGCGCAACATCGCGCTGGCTGAAAGCATCGGCTTCCAAGGCACCCCAGCAATGGTGAGCGAAGACGGCCGAAAGCTGCCGGGTCTGGTACCACTTGAGCGCCTGGAAAACTTCCTCAACGGCGGTTCCTGA
- the trbC gene encoding type-F conjugative transfer system pilin assembly protein TrbC, producing the protein MPSNEAIQKIMQEQAASRSAALNGKIDPVKAGTFKATVPVIKAPAPTKTESLDDVIARFNAAKDGKKVSHGANDFIIFVSFSMPKDKLERLAQQARETGAVMVVRGFKNGSQMQTKQAALEVNKAGVPWEINPNLFKAFKVESVPTFVVASAEAESVLDDGCSPDATFTSITGDISAMLALDTIRLRAQPEIAKLAEARLQKIYKQQAPGTVH; encoded by the coding sequence ATGCCTTCCAACGAAGCTATCCAGAAGATCATGCAGGAGCAGGCGGCATCTCGTAGTGCAGCCCTGAACGGGAAGATTGATCCGGTGAAGGCGGGCACGTTCAAGGCCACGGTGCCGGTCATCAAGGCCCCAGCGCCCACTAAGACCGAATCGCTCGACGACGTGATTGCCCGATTTAACGCTGCCAAGGACGGGAAGAAGGTTAGCCATGGCGCGAACGACTTCATCATCTTCGTGTCGTTCTCGATGCCCAAGGACAAGCTTGAGCGACTGGCGCAACAAGCCCGCGAAACCGGTGCCGTCATGGTCGTGAGAGGGTTCAAGAACGGCTCTCAAATGCAGACCAAACAGGCTGCGCTGGAGGTGAATAAGGCCGGCGTGCCGTGGGAGATCAACCCCAATCTGTTCAAGGCCTTCAAAGTCGAATCGGTACCTACGTTCGTTGTGGCTTCTGCAGAAGCAGAGTCCGTTCTGGACGATGGCTGCTCACCAGATGCCACCTTCACGTCGATCACCGGCGACATCAGCGCCATGCTGGCCCTGGATACCATCCGCCTCCGTGCGCAGCCTGAGATCGCGAAGCTTGCCGAGGCCAGGTTGCAGAAGATCTACAAACAACAAGCCCCTGGCACCGTCCACTGA
- the traW gene encoding type-F conjugative transfer system protein TraW, which translates to MATLVSDHLIIMSPGLGILIGVVMKLSSLCASAFLTALYLASSTVHAEELGKYGNTWEIQEQDAIDMIQGRLKAMDKKGELDKFWNDYRDKQLAGAENPKPLPGIGPVVEPQIRMYDPTYTYPETVKDHLGNILVPAGTRINPLDHITLSKAIIFIDARDPKQLQYAKKRTDEHPRDKVVLVAGSFLKLDREWGRPVYFDQMGILTKKFGIERVPAVLTQKGRELQIEELKL; encoded by the coding sequence ATGGCCACGTTGGTTTCTGATCACCTGATCATCATGAGCCCCGGGCTGGGCATTCTCATTGGAGTTGTGATGAAGCTAAGCAGCTTATGCGCATCCGCTTTCCTTACCGCCCTCTACCTCGCGTCATCCACTGTTCATGCCGAAGAGCTCGGCAAATACGGAAACACCTGGGAGATCCAGGAGCAGGATGCAATCGACATGATCCAAGGTCGGTTGAAAGCGATGGACAAGAAAGGCGAACTCGACAAGTTCTGGAACGACTACCGCGACAAGCAGTTGGCCGGAGCAGAAAACCCCAAGCCGCTACCCGGCATTGGCCCCGTCGTTGAGCCACAGATCAGGATGTACGACCCGACCTACACGTACCCTGAAACCGTCAAAGATCATCTGGGCAACATCCTGGTGCCGGCGGGCACTCGCATCAACCCGCTGGACCACATCACCCTCAGCAAAGCGATCATCTTCATCGACGCTCGCGACCCGAAGCAGCTGCAGTACGCCAAGAAGCGCACGGACGAGCACCCCCGGGACAAAGTCGTGCTGGTAGCGGGCTCGTTCCTGAAGCTCGATCGAGAGTGGGGCCGCCCGGTCTACTTCGACCAGATGGGAATCCTCACGAAGAAGTTCGGGATCGAGCGCGTTCCCGCGGTCCTGACCCAGAAGGGTAGGGAACTCCAGATTGAGGAGTTGAAGCTATGA
- a CDS encoding autotransporter domain-containing protein gives MHNNATPFKPRLSLLVASIALAMNAGTAHAAYAGIDVYAPTLGSSSTTYDSHIGGSGDGSTLVGAQFNPSTETTEAFKWTLLGGKQLLASLGTNAAAYAVSNEADVIVGSSVDSVTDNETAVYWNNAGIHKLDFLNGGAEAEARAVSADGSVIAGSADDGLTGNRSAVTWDLAGAVTQLGYLNDGTYSYAMGISADGKVVVGYAQNGAGNGDIATRWVGGGSAESLGTLEGGTQSIATATSADGTYIVGASDSSLALSEAMIWSELSGMKGLGLLADGTLSKAEGVSANGAVVVGIADTTGSVFSGFRWTAETGMQSLVEWLQDNDPSYTLLANNTLNSATAVSADGNTVFGLGFLNGRSQPFVARSYGPISEPVVTTPPVVTTPPEETIPEVTPPVVTPPVTDPTPPSTGGSSNAGDTSTGGSDAGTGTGAGGTETGAGTGGTGGTDTGTGGTGGTGTGAGGAEATTPPTGVIGLLDLGDSLQNATLYAQAMQNQLQGFVQDQLSCSTFDTSGICVSVSSQMTHHSGTVQGDNVYGGVTAAYRLTPDLVAGIGYQGPSTSLKINDDRVEGDTNTIGAFVEYGNRLRKGVFARGAVAVSEGDATIKRSYKTGAGDVESKGKADVSQRAVSGQVGYVFILQDNIAVMPFLGLDYLNTKLDSYTETSGSFPAHFDKRTEENIYGTAGLDASMNLANKAIVSANIKHVSRLNNSQDDLTGDVMGVSRFDMKQDTTERWNEVGVGLQVAGPFKASRVGITYGHRFGSDKAVASDVATLSLSVGF, from the coding sequence ATGCACAACAATGCAACCCCCTTCAAGCCACGTCTCTCCCTGCTTGTCGCCTCCATCGCACTGGCCATGAACGCTGGCACTGCGCATGCCGCTTACGCCGGCATTGATGTCTACGCACCAACGCTGGGCTCCTCCAGTACCACCTATGATTCGCACATCGGCGGCTCTGGTGATGGCTCCACCCTGGTTGGCGCCCAGTTCAACCCGAGCACCGAAACTACCGAGGCCTTCAAGTGGACCTTGCTGGGTGGCAAGCAACTGCTGGCCAGCCTTGGGACCAATGCCGCCGCCTACGCTGTGTCGAACGAAGCTGACGTCATCGTCGGTAGCTCTGTCGACAGCGTCACGGACAACGAAACCGCCGTGTACTGGAACAACGCCGGCATTCACAAGCTGGACTTCCTGAACGGCGGTGCCGAAGCTGAAGCACGCGCCGTTTCGGCTGATGGCAGCGTCATCGCCGGTTCTGCCGACGACGGTCTGACCGGCAACCGATCGGCAGTAACCTGGGACCTGGCTGGCGCTGTGACTCAGCTGGGCTACCTGAACGACGGCACCTACAGCTACGCCATGGGCATCAGCGCTGACGGCAAGGTGGTGGTGGGGTACGCACAGAACGGCGCCGGCAATGGTGATATCGCCACTCGATGGGTGGGCGGCGGTAGCGCCGAGAGCCTCGGCACCTTGGAGGGTGGTACGCAATCCATCGCCACGGCGACCAGTGCCGATGGCACTTACATCGTCGGTGCGAGTGACTCTTCGCTCGCCCTGAGCGAAGCTATGATCTGGTCCGAGCTGTCCGGCATGAAGGGCTTGGGCTTGCTGGCCGACGGTACCCTGTCCAAGGCTGAAGGCGTCTCCGCCAACGGCGCCGTGGTCGTCGGTATCGCGGACACCACTGGCAGTGTCTTCTCCGGCTTCCGCTGGACCGCTGAGACCGGCATGCAGTCGCTGGTCGAATGGCTGCAGGATAACGACCCTTCCTACACTCTCCTGGCCAACAACACCCTGAACTCCGCCACTGCGGTATCTGCAGATGGCAACACCGTCTTCGGCCTGGGCTTCCTGAATGGTCGCTCGCAGCCGTTCGTAGCGCGTTCCTACGGCCCAATCTCCGAGCCTGTGGTCACTACCCCACCGGTGGTAACCACTCCGCCTGAAGAGACCATTCCAGAGGTGACCCCTCCCGTCGTCACCCCGCCTGTTACTGACCCAACGCCGCCAAGCACCGGTGGCTCCTCCAATGCAGGGGACACTTCTACTGGCGGCAGCGATGCAGGCACGGGCACCGGCGCCGGTGGTACCGAAACCGGTGCGGGTACCGGTGGCACTGGGGGCACTGACACGGGTACTGGTGGTACCGGTGGAACTGGCACTGGCGCGGGTGGCGCTGAGGCTACCACTCCACCGACTGGCGTGATCGGTTTGCTGGACCTCGGCGACTCGTTGCAGAATGCGACCCTGTACGCGCAAGCCATGCAGAATCAGCTGCAAGGCTTCGTCCAGGACCAACTGTCCTGCTCGACATTCGACACCAGCGGCATCTGTGTCAGCGTCAGCAGCCAGATGACTCATCACTCGGGTACTGTCCAGGGTGACAACGTGTACGGCGGTGTTACCGCTGCATATCGACTGACTCCTGACCTGGTTGCCGGCATCGGCTACCAAGGCCCGAGCACCTCGCTCAAGATCAACGATGACCGCGTCGAGGGTGATACCAACACGATCGGTGCTTTCGTCGAGTACGGTAACCGTCTGCGCAAAGGCGTATTCGCCCGGGGCGCCGTGGCTGTTTCCGAAGGCGATGCCACCATCAAGCGCTCTTACAAAACCGGTGCCGGCGACGTCGAGTCGAAAGGCAAGGCCGATGTCAGCCAGCGTGCCGTATCCGGCCAGGTCGGCTACGTCTTCATCCTGCAGGACAACATCGCTGTCATGCCTTTCCTGGGCTTGGACTACCTCAACACCAAGCTGGATAGCTACACCGAGACCAGCGGCTCCTTCCCGGCGCACTTCGATAAGCGGACCGAAGAAAACATCTACGGTACCGCGGGCCTGGATGCCAGCATGAACCTGGCAAATAAGGCCATCGTCTCGGCGAACATCAAGCACGTCAGCCGCCTGAACAACTCGCAAGACGATCTGACCGGTGATGTGATGGGTGTGTCGCGCTTCGACATGAAGCAAGACACCACTGAGCGCTGGAACGAAGTGGGCGTTGGCCTGCAGGTTGCCGGCCCGTTCAAGGCCTCCCGCGTGGGCATCACCTACGGCCACCGCTTCGGCAGCGACAAAGCCGTTGCCTCGGACGTCGCTACGCTGTCCCTGTCGGTCGGTTTCTAA
- a CDS encoding recombination-associated protein RdgC, protein MFSNLHLYRITEPWGLSTAELAKRLEKRAFTPCTGSVIKTQGWVEPRVGGGLVFEVQKQILLNLCFEEKKVPEPVLQRHVAKKAAKMLSEKGYKPSRDQLKAMKEEAFIELLPRAFESQSTEKVWIDTAAGLIGIDCGSPAKADDVVTQIHDAIDIPASLIRTSMDPSSAMATWLMNNESPDEFTVDREVNLQGLDLEKSKVGYASISLEREEIRQHLLEGRRPVRLAMTFNEEVSFVLTDKSTLKRIVFLENVNKEIPDEEDEEAAFGAMFLTYAGVLAKLVPALMEALGGEEAAQG, encoded by the coding sequence ATGTTTTCGAACCTTCACCTCTACCGGATTACTGAGCCCTGGGGCTTGTCTACGGCCGAGCTTGCGAAACGTCTGGAAAAAAGGGCATTCACTCCCTGTACGGGTAGCGTCATCAAAACCCAGGGTTGGGTGGAGCCCCGGGTTGGCGGTGGCCTCGTGTTCGAGGTGCAGAAGCAGATCCTGCTAAATCTGTGCTTTGAAGAAAAGAAGGTACCCGAGCCTGTATTGCAGCGACACGTGGCGAAGAAGGCGGCCAAGATGCTCTCCGAGAAGGGCTACAAGCCGAGCCGGGACCAGCTCAAGGCGATGAAGGAAGAGGCGTTTATCGAGCTCTTGCCCAGGGCATTCGAGTCACAGAGCACGGAGAAGGTGTGGATCGATACTGCGGCGGGCCTGATCGGCATCGACTGTGGCTCACCGGCGAAAGCCGATGATGTCGTCACTCAAATACATGACGCCATCGATATCCCTGCATCACTGATTCGAACCTCGATGGACCCCTCCTCTGCGATGGCCACCTGGTTGATGAACAACGAATCCCCCGACGAATTCACGGTCGACCGTGAGGTCAACCTGCAGGGGCTGGACCTTGAAAAATCTAAGGTGGGCTACGCCTCGATCAGCCTGGAGCGCGAGGAGATCCGACAGCACCTCCTCGAAGGTCGGCGCCCCGTACGGTTGGCCATGACGTTCAATGAAGAGGTGTCCTTCGTGCTGACTGACAAGTCGACACTCAAGCGCATTGTCTTCCTCGAAAACGTGAACAAAGAGATTCCCGATGAGGAGGATGAGGAGGCAGCATTCGGCGCGATGTTTCTGACTTACGCCGGCGTGCTGGCAAAGCTCGTGCCCGCTCTCATGGAAGCGCTCGGCGGTGAGGAGGCTGCACAGGGATAA